The Salinispora tropica CNB-440 genome has a window encoding:
- the map gene encoding type I methionyl aminopeptidase: protein MTVRAPLTPGTLSPWRQVPAHIPRPEYVGKKQPKQWRGSHVQTPETIERMRAAGRLAARAIVLAGEHCKPGVSTDEIDKVVHEFLCDHGAYPSTLGYRGFPKSCCTSLNEVICHGIPDSTVLQDSDIINVDVTAFLDGVHGDTNATFCVGEVSEEVRLLVERTHKATMRGIRAVAPGRQINVIGRVIESYAKRFGYGVVRDFTGHGIGEAFHSGLYVPHYDSPRPTDVMEPGMTFTIEPMITLGTYQYDMWDDGWTVVTKDRKWTAQFEHTILVTDDGYEILTLP, encoded by the coding sequence ATGACCGTCCGTGCGCCGTTGACCCCCGGCACGCTCTCTCCCTGGCGGCAGGTGCCCGCCCACATTCCCCGACCCGAGTACGTGGGCAAGAAGCAGCCCAAGCAGTGGCGTGGCTCACACGTGCAGACTCCGGAGACCATCGAGCGGATGCGGGCCGCCGGGCGGTTGGCGGCGCGGGCCATCGTGCTCGCGGGCGAGCACTGCAAGCCGGGTGTCTCCACCGACGAGATCGACAAGGTGGTGCACGAGTTCCTCTGCGACCACGGTGCCTACCCGTCGACGCTGGGTTACCGGGGGTTCCCCAAGTCCTGCTGCACCAGCCTGAACGAGGTGATCTGCCACGGTATCCCCGACTCGACGGTGCTCCAAGACAGTGACATCATCAACGTTGATGTCACCGCCTTCCTCGACGGGGTGCACGGCGACACCAATGCCACCTTCTGTGTGGGTGAGGTGAGCGAAGAGGTCCGGTTGCTGGTCGAGCGGACCCACAAGGCGACGATGCGGGGCATTCGGGCGGTCGCCCCCGGTCGGCAGATCAATGTGATCGGTCGGGTGATCGAATCGTACGCGAAGCGCTTCGGCTACGGGGTGGTGCGCGACTTCACCGGGCACGGCATCGGCGAGGCTTTTCACAGCGGGCTCTATGTGCCGCACTACGACAGCCCTCGGCCCACCGACGTGATGGAGCCCGGCATGACCTTCACCATCGAGCCGATGATCACCCTCGGCACCTACCAGTACGACATGTGGGATGACGGCTGGACCGTGGTGACCAAGGACCGGAAGTGGACCGCCCAGTTCGAGCACACGATCCTGGTGACCGACGACGGCTACGAGATCCTAACCCTGCCATGA
- a CDS encoding VIT1/CCC1 transporter family protein gives MTETPAALREAHHADVSGGWLRPAVFGAMDGLVTNIALIAGVGGGGASAHAVVLTGTAGLVAGAISMGLGEYTSVRSANEQVAAEVAKERRELERHPEVEARELADTWVARGLPRELATQVAEVVRRNPEEALRVHVREELGVDPDDQPSPWAAAISSFVCFSVGALVPLLPYLLGSTSLWLALGVGGFGLFLAGAIVARFTSRPWWSAGLRQLLLGGLAAAATYGIGTLIGVQGGL, from the coding sequence ATGACCGAGACCCCGGCGGCGTTGCGGGAGGCACACCATGCGGATGTTTCTGGCGGCTGGCTGCGCCCCGCGGTCTTTGGGGCGATGGACGGACTGGTCACCAACATCGCCCTGATCGCGGGGGTGGGTGGTGGCGGGGCGTCGGCGCACGCCGTGGTCCTCACCGGCACCGCCGGCCTGGTCGCCGGGGCCATCTCCATGGGGTTGGGGGAGTACACCAGCGTCCGGTCGGCCAATGAACAGGTCGCTGCGGAGGTGGCCAAGGAGCGGCGGGAGCTAGAGCGGCATCCCGAGGTCGAGGCGCGCGAACTGGCGGACACCTGGGTGGCCCGCGGCCTGCCCCGGGAGCTCGCGACGCAGGTCGCGGAGGTGGTGCGGCGCAACCCCGAGGAGGCGCTGCGGGTGCACGTCCGGGAGGAGCTGGGCGTCGATCCGGACGACCAGCCGAGCCCGTGGGCGGCAGCGATCTCGTCGTTTGTCTGCTTCTCCGTCGGCGCCCTGGTACCCCTGCTGCCCTACCTGCTCGGCAGCACCAGCCTCTGGCTGGCCCTCGGCGTCGGCGGCTTCGGCCTCTTCCTGGCCGGCGCGATCGTCGCTCGGTTCACCAGCCGGCCCTGGTGGTCGGCGGGCCTACGTCAGCTGTTGCTGGGCGGCCTCGCCGCCGCCGCGACCTACGGCATCGGCACCCTGATCGGCGTCCAGGGCGGGCTGTAG
- a CDS encoding nitroreductase family deazaflavin-dependent oxidoreductase: MSILGSLTRRVGHHPWFSAAARLLVPVDRAVGRLTRGRVVALGLLPSLIITTTGRRSGKPRSNPLLYVPDGDGYVVVGSNWGQTHQPAWALNLLAAPNAEVDIKGRRFPVRADAAEGAERDRLWQLLVTEWPPYRAYVQRAGDREIHIFRLVPVAG, from the coding sequence ATGTCCATTCTTGGTTCCCTGACCCGCCGAGTCGGTCACCACCCCTGGTTCAGCGCCGCCGCCCGGCTCCTCGTCCCCGTTGACCGTGCGGTTGGGCGGCTCACCCGCGGGCGGGTGGTCGCCCTCGGACTGCTCCCATCATTGATCATCACTACGACCGGCCGTCGTTCCGGCAAACCCCGCAGCAACCCCCTGCTGTACGTGCCGGACGGGGACGGCTACGTGGTCGTCGGATCGAACTGGGGACAGACCCACCAGCCTGCCTGGGCGTTGAACCTGCTCGCCGCCCCCAACGCCGAGGTGGACATCAAGGGACGCCGGTTTCCGGTACGCGCCGACGCCGCCGAGGGCGCCGAGCGGGACCGACTCTGGCAGTTGCTGGTGACCGAGTGGCCGCCCTACCGGGCCTACGTGCAGCGGGCCGGCGACCGCGAAATCCACATTTTCCGGCTGGTACCCGTCGCTGGGTAG
- a CDS encoding ferritin-like domain-containing protein — protein MTTPTPGTGAHSAHTAALTAEYAAIWAYGPIGVRLNGPAQEAARDAEAAHRRRRDELVLHLTDAGNSLPADQAGYTLPFPVTDQPSALRLAVDIEERTAAFWRAAVAATDGTERERALAALVDCAVRATRWRRTAEITPLTVPFPGRTA, from the coding sequence GTGACCACGCCCACCCCCGGAACCGGCGCGCACTCCGCCCACACCGCAGCCCTGACCGCCGAATACGCCGCCATCTGGGCCTACGGCCCGATCGGGGTACGCCTGAACGGTCCCGCGCAGGAGGCGGCCCGTGACGCCGAGGCGGCGCACCGGCGTCGTCGGGACGAGCTCGTGCTGCACCTCACCGACGCCGGCAACAGCCTCCCGGCCGACCAGGCCGGCTACACCCTGCCGTTCCCCGTAACCGACCAGCCGAGCGCCCTCCGGCTCGCCGTTGACATCGAGGAACGTACGGCGGCATTCTGGCGGGCGGCGGTGGCCGCCACCGACGGTACCGAGCGGGAACGCGCGCTCGCGGCGCTGGTCGACTGCGCGGTGCGGGCCACCCGCTGGCGGCGAACCGCCGAGATCACCCCCCTGACCGTGCCCTTCCCCGGAAGGACCGCCTGA
- the rimP gene encoding ribosome maturation factor RimP: MSQRGRATRPTGPTGRPRRTGGQRSAGRVSRGGDLASRRARLHEVVEPVVGEAGYDLEELSISRAGRRHVVQVIVDADGGIDLDAVADVSRAVSAALDAAEEARGDIVAGEYQLEVSSPGVSRPLTLPRHWRRNAGRLVRVTVRGGPDAGDRQLTGRVVEADDEQVVLETDAGRAGWSYAELGPGRVQVEFTRPGETDGADGADEAGDFDDDDDVEGEER, encoded by the coding sequence ATGAGCCAGCGTGGCCGGGCCACCAGGCCCACCGGGCCGACGGGTCGACCGCGGCGTACGGGTGGCCAGCGCAGCGCCGGTCGGGTCAGCCGCGGCGGTGACCTCGCTAGCCGGCGGGCCCGGCTGCACGAGGTTGTGGAACCGGTCGTCGGCGAGGCCGGATACGACCTGGAGGAGCTGTCGATCTCCCGGGCAGGTCGACGCCACGTGGTGCAGGTGATTGTTGACGCCGACGGCGGCATCGACCTGGACGCCGTCGCCGATGTCTCACGGGCTGTCTCCGCCGCCCTGGACGCGGCCGAGGAGGCGCGCGGGGACATCGTCGCCGGGGAGTATCAGCTCGAGGTCAGCTCGCCGGGTGTGTCCCGCCCACTCACCCTCCCCCGGCACTGGCGGCGCAACGCCGGCCGACTGGTCCGGGTCACGGTGCGGGGTGGGCCGGACGCGGGTGACCGCCAGCTCACCGGCCGGGTGGTCGAGGCGGACGATGAGCAGGTGGTGTTGGAGACCGACGCCGGTCGGGCGGGGTGGAGCTACGCCGAGTTGGGCCCAGGACGGGTGCAGGTCGAGTTCACTCGCCCGGGCGAGACAGATGGTGCTGACGGCGCCGACGAGGCCGGCGATTTCGACGACGACGATGATGTGGAGGGCGAGGAGAGGTGA
- the nusA gene encoding transcription termination factor NusA has product MNIDLAALRALEREREIPFDTILAAIETALLTAYRHTEGAQPHARVEIDRKTGAALVFAQEVEPDGGVVREWDDTPHDFGRIAAMTAKQVILQRLREATDEVHFGEYVGRDGDLVTGVVQAHEARAEKGIVSVDLGKLEGVLPQSEQVPGEQYAHGERVRCVVVHVAKGVRGPQVTLSRSHPALVKKLFALEVPEIADGTVEITAIAREAGHRTKIAVRSTAAGVNAKGACIGPMGQRVRAVMGELHGEKIDIIDWSEDPAAFVGNALSPAKALRVEVVDLASRTARVTVPDFQLSLAIGREGQNARLAARLTGWRIDIRSDAEPARPAGNAEADHVPEPGRAISGG; this is encoded by the coding sequence GTGAACATCGACCTCGCGGCGCTGCGCGCACTGGAGCGTGAGCGGGAAATCCCGTTCGACACGATCCTCGCGGCGATTGAGACCGCGTTGCTGACGGCGTACCGGCACACCGAGGGTGCTCAGCCGCACGCACGGGTGGAGATCGACCGTAAGACGGGCGCGGCCCTGGTTTTCGCCCAGGAGGTGGAGCCCGACGGCGGTGTGGTGCGGGAGTGGGACGACACGCCGCACGACTTCGGTCGGATCGCGGCGATGACCGCCAAGCAGGTGATTCTTCAGCGGCTGCGGGAGGCCACCGACGAGGTGCACTTCGGTGAGTACGTGGGTCGTGATGGGGACCTGGTGACCGGGGTGGTCCAGGCGCACGAGGCGCGTGCCGAGAAGGGCATCGTCAGTGTGGACCTTGGCAAGCTGGAAGGGGTGCTGCCCCAGTCCGAGCAGGTCCCCGGTGAGCAGTACGCACACGGCGAGCGGGTGCGCTGCGTCGTGGTGCACGTGGCCAAGGGCGTACGGGGTCCGCAGGTGACCCTGTCCCGCTCACACCCGGCGTTGGTGAAGAAGCTCTTTGCCCTCGAGGTGCCGGAGATCGCCGACGGCACGGTGGAGATCACCGCGATCGCCCGGGAGGCAGGTCACCGTACGAAGATCGCTGTCCGCTCCACCGCGGCGGGGGTGAACGCCAAGGGTGCCTGTATCGGGCCGATGGGTCAGCGGGTGCGGGCGGTCATGGGCGAGCTGCACGGGGAAAAGATCGACATTATCGACTGGTCGGAGGATCCGGCTGCCTTCGTCGGTAACGCACTCTCGCCGGCCAAGGCCCTCCGGGTGGAGGTGGTCGACCTGGCTTCCCGTACCGCCCGGGTGACGGTGCCGGATTTCCAGCTTTCGCTGGCTATCGGACGGGAAGGGCAGAATGCTCGACTTGCCGCCCGATTGACCGGTTGGCGGATCGACATCCGCTCCGACGCCGAGCCGGCCCGCCCGGCGGGCAATGCCGAAGCCGATCACGTCCCGGAGCCGGGCCGCGCGATCTCCGGGGGCTAG
- a CDS encoding YlxR family protein, whose product MVRRALPERTCVGCRSRASTKELLRVVAVGDGAGHSLRPDPSRRLPGRGAHVHPDPACFAQAVRRRAFGRALRVTGVPDHGELATHLDAPTTTSGQPDRTRVASKVGRPT is encoded by the coding sequence GTGGTACGACGCGCGCTGCCGGAGCGCACCTGTGTGGGTTGCCGGTCTCGGGCGTCAACCAAGGAACTGCTGCGGGTTGTCGCGGTGGGTGATGGGGCTGGTCACAGCCTTCGTCCCGACCCGTCCCGCAGGTTGCCGGGTCGGGGGGCACATGTGCACCCAGATCCGGCCTGCTTCGCGCAGGCGGTGCGGCGTCGTGCTTTCGGGCGGGCGCTGCGCGTCACCGGGGTTCCCGACCACGGTGAGCTCGCGACGCATCTCGATGCGCCAACCACGACGTCCGGTCAACCCGACCGGACGCGGGTCGCTAGCAAGGTAGGACGACCGACATGA
- the infB gene encoding translation initiation factor IF-2, which yields MAGKARVHELAKELGVESKTVLAKLKEMGEFVKSASSTVEAPVARRLRNAFVNNTGSPAPAAPPAATPPTPTPTPTPPRTPTPAPPPGGPRVTAKPMPPRRPGAPTPGPKPKGPVPGPPQSATPAAKPASAHDIEVAAAEARAAALKAEQEAAVKAAQAARQQQRDNVRREPPTEGGPRPGPRPGPGAMPPRPGSPAAGRSGGPTPGPGPRSGGRPPARGAGNNPFGIQGGQQRPPAAGAGGPRPSPASMPPRPSPASMPPRPSPASMPSQRPGRPGGPGSGRPGAGAGRPGGGGGGGGGYRGGGGGGGGGYRGGPGGGGGGGGGGGYRGGPGGGGGGFRGGPGGGRPGGGGRGRGGGAAGAFGRPGGRPTRGRKSKKQRRQEFDNLSAPTMSSGAPRGQGQTVRLSRGASLSDFADKINANPGSLVQEMFNLGEMVTATQSCSDDTLLLLGEHLGFVVQIVSPEDEDRELLAQFNIDLDAEVAEDRLVSRPPVVTVMGHVDHGKTKLLDAIRKANVVAGEAGGITQHIGAYQVHVPHDDQDRAITFIDTPGHEAFTAMRARGAQVTDIVILVVAADDGVMPQTIEALNHAKAADVPIVVAVNKIDKPDANPDKVRQQLTEYGLVAEEYGGDTMFVNVAAKPGTGIDSLLEAVLLTADASLELTAPTDGPAQGVAIEAHLDKGRGAVATVLVQKGTLRAGDSIVAGGAHGRVRAMLDENGNQVAEAGPSRPVLVLGLTAVPGAGDTFLAAEDDRTVRQIAEQRQARRRAAAFANSRGRATLETLMEQLKAGEKTSLNLVLKGDVSGSVEALEDALFNLDIPEEVQLRIIHRGVGSITESDVMLASASSEAVTIIGFNVRAANKVREMADREGVEIRYYTVIYQAIEEIEAALKGLLKPEYEEVELGTAEVREVFRSSKVGNISGCIVRSGLLRRNAKARLLRDGAVVADNLTIGSLKRFKDDATEVREGFECGLTLAGYNNVQVGDVIETFEMREKARV from the coding sequence GTGGCAGGCAAGGCCCGCGTACACGAGCTCGCCAAGGAGCTCGGGGTCGAAAGCAAGACCGTTCTCGCCAAGCTCAAGGAGATGGGCGAGTTCGTGAAGTCCGCGTCCAGCACGGTCGAGGCGCCGGTCGCCCGACGGCTTCGTAACGCGTTCGTCAACAACACCGGCTCGCCCGCGCCGGCGGCTCCGCCGGCGGCGACCCCGCCGACCCCGACCCCGACTCCGACCCCTCCCCGGACCCCGACCCCGGCGCCGCCCCCGGGCGGACCCCGCGTCACGGCCAAGCCCATGCCGCCGCGGCGGCCGGGTGCCCCGACGCCCGGCCCGAAGCCCAAGGGGCCGGTTCCGGGTCCGCCGCAGTCCGCGACACCGGCGGCCAAGCCGGCGAGCGCCCACGACATCGAGGTGGCGGCCGCCGAGGCGCGTGCCGCCGCACTGAAGGCCGAGCAGGAGGCCGCGGTCAAGGCCGCGCAGGCTGCCCGGCAGCAGCAGCGGGACAATGTCCGGCGGGAACCGCCCACCGAGGGTGGTCCGCGCCCGGGTCCCCGCCCCGGTCCCGGCGCGATGCCGCCCCGGCCCGGCTCTCCGGCCGCCGGACGTTCCGGCGGGCCCACTCCGGGCCCCGGTCCCCGGTCCGGCGGTCGTCCGCCGGCGCGTGGCGCCGGTAACAACCCGTTTGGCATCCAGGGCGGCCAGCAGCGTCCCCCGGCCGCCGGTGCGGGTGGTCCGCGGCCCAGCCCGGCGTCCATGCCGCCGCGGCCGAGCCCGGCGTCCATGCCGCCGCGGCCGAGCCCGGCGTCCATGCCGAGTCAGCGGCCAGGCCGCCCCGGCGGTCCCGGTTCCGGCCGTCCCGGAGCCGGCGCCGGCCGCCCCGGTGGCGGTGGCGGCGGCGGTGGTGGCTACCGCGGCGGCGGTGGTGGCGGCGGCGGTGGCTACCGCGGCGGCCCCGGCGGCGGTGGCGGTGGTGGCGGCGGCGGTGGCTACCGCGGCGGCCCCGGTGGTGGCGGCGGCGGTTTCCGCGGCGGCCCCGGCGGCGGCCGTCCCGGTGGCGGTGGCCGTGGTCGTGGTGGCGGTGCCGCGGGTGCCTTCGGGCGTCCCGGTGGCCGGCCGACCCGCGGTCGGAAGTCGAAGAAGCAGCGCAGACAGGAGTTCGACAACCTGTCGGCCCCGACGATGTCCTCGGGTGCGCCCCGGGGACAGGGTCAGACCGTCCGGTTGTCCCGAGGCGCCTCGCTGTCGGATTTCGCCGACAAGATCAACGCCAATCCGGGTTCGCTGGTCCAGGAGATGTTCAACCTGGGCGAGATGGTGACCGCGACCCAGTCCTGCTCCGACGACACCCTGCTGCTGCTGGGTGAACACCTGGGCTTCGTTGTCCAGATCGTCAGCCCGGAGGACGAGGACCGCGAGCTGCTCGCGCAGTTCAACATCGACCTGGACGCCGAGGTGGCGGAGGACCGGCTGGTCAGCCGGCCGCCGGTGGTGACCGTCATGGGTCACGTCGACCACGGTAAGACGAAGCTTCTGGACGCGATCCGGAAGGCGAACGTGGTGGCCGGCGAGGCGGGTGGCATCACCCAGCACATCGGCGCTTACCAGGTCCACGTCCCGCACGACGACCAGGACCGGGCGATCACCTTCATCGACACCCCCGGTCACGAGGCGTTCACCGCCATGCGTGCCCGTGGCGCCCAGGTCACCGACATCGTGATCCTGGTCGTCGCGGCCGACGACGGGGTGATGCCGCAGACGATCGAGGCGCTGAACCACGCCAAGGCGGCTGATGTGCCGATCGTGGTGGCGGTCAACAAGATCGACAAGCCGGACGCCAACCCGGACAAGGTCCGCCAGCAGCTGACCGAGTACGGACTGGTCGCCGAGGAGTACGGTGGCGACACCATGTTCGTCAACGTGGCGGCCAAGCCGGGCACCGGGATCGACAGCCTGCTCGAGGCGGTCCTGCTGACCGCGGACGCGTCGCTGGAGTTGACTGCTCCGACGGACGGCCCGGCGCAGGGTGTCGCGATCGAGGCGCACCTGGACAAGGGCCGAGGCGCGGTCGCGACGGTGCTGGTGCAGAAGGGCACCCTGCGGGCGGGCGACTCGATCGTCGCCGGCGGAGCGCACGGCCGGGTTCGGGCGATGCTCGACGAGAACGGCAACCAGGTCGCCGAGGCGGGTCCGTCTCGTCCGGTGCTGGTGCTGGGTCTGACCGCGGTACCAGGGGCGGGCGACACGTTCCTGGCCGCCGAGGACGACCGCACCGTGCGGCAGATCGCCGAGCAGCGGCAGGCGCGGCGGCGGGCGGCGGCGTTCGCCAACTCCCGTGGCCGGGCCACCCTCGAGACGCTCATGGAGCAGCTCAAGGCGGGCGAGAAGACCTCGCTCAACCTGGTGCTCAAGGGCGACGTCTCCGGTTCCGTGGAAGCGCTCGAGGACGCCCTGTTCAACCTCGACATCCCCGAGGAGGTCCAGCTACGGATCATCCACCGGGGCGTCGGGTCGATCACCGAGAGCGACGTCATGCTCGCGAGCGCCTCGTCGGAGGCGGTCACGATCATCGGCTTCAACGTGCGGGCCGCCAACAAGGTCCGCGAGATGGCCGACCGCGAGGGCGTGGAGATTCGGTACTACACCGTTATCTACCAGGCCATCGAGGAGATCGAGGCGGCGCTCAAGGGCCTACTCAAGCCGGAGTACGAGGAGGTCGAGCTGGGCACCGCGGAGGTCCGCGAGGTGTTCCGTTCGTCCAAGGTCGGCAACATCTCCGGCTGCATCGTCCGGTCGGGTCTGCTCCGGCGCAACGCCAAGGCCCGGCTGCTGCGCGACGGCGCGGTGGTGGCGGACAACCTCACCATCGGCTCGCTCAAGCGGTTCAAGGACGACGCGACCGAGGTACGTGAGGGCTTCGAGTGTGGTCTGACCCTGGCCGGTTACAACAACGTCCAGGTCGGCGACGTGATCGAGACCTTCGAGATGCGGGAGAAGGCGCGCGTCTGA
- a CDS encoding DUF503 domain-containing protein, whose product MFTGTVVFDLLLPGDSRSLKAKRSYVRPIVAALRRVEVSAAEVGALDLHGRAEIGVAVVAATAAHVREVLDSCERLVATRPEVELLSVRRRLHGADD is encoded by the coding sequence ATGTTCACCGGAACCGTGGTATTCGACCTTCTGCTGCCGGGCGACTCCCGGTCATTGAAGGCTAAGAGGTCCTACGTCCGGCCGATCGTGGCGGCGTTGCGCCGCGTCGAGGTCTCCGCCGCGGAGGTGGGGGCGCTCGACCTGCACGGGCGGGCGGAGATCGGCGTCGCGGTGGTGGCCGCGACGGCGGCCCACGTACGCGAGGTGCTCGACTCGTGTGAGCGCCTGGTCGCCACCCGTCCCGAGGTTGAACTGTTGTCGGTGCGTCGGCGCCTCCACGGCGCGGACGACTGA
- the rbfA gene encoding 30S ribosome-binding factor RbfA, producing the protein MSDPAKVRRHAERVRELVASVVRSQIKDPRLGMITITDARITADLRDATVFYTVLGDASAQASTAAALESAKGMVRSTVGKALGLRHSPTLTFVLDDVQDQVKHIDDLLAQARHADAEVQRLATRAEYAGEAQPYRLEEEPEGSGDEVPPPGGDQR; encoded by the coding sequence ATGTCGGATCCGGCCAAGGTGCGCCGGCACGCGGAGCGGGTGCGTGAGCTGGTGGCGTCGGTGGTACGCAGCCAGATCAAGGATCCTCGGCTTGGCATGATCACCATCACGGATGCGCGGATCACCGCTGACCTCCGCGACGCCACGGTCTTCTACACGGTGCTCGGTGACGCGTCCGCCCAGGCGAGCACCGCCGCGGCGTTGGAGAGCGCCAAGGGCATGGTGCGGAGCACCGTCGGGAAGGCGCTGGGGCTGCGCCACTCGCCGACGCTGACCTTCGTCCTGGACGACGTGCAGGACCAGGTCAAGCACATCGACGACCTGCTCGCCCAGGCCCGCCACGCGGACGCTGAGGTGCAGCGCCTCGCCACCCGGGCCGAGTACGCGGGTGAGGCCCAGCCGTACCGGCTGGAGGAGGAGCCCGAGGGCTCCGGGGACGAGGTGCCGCCGCCGGGCGGGGACCAACGGTGA
- a CDS encoding DHH family phosphoesterase, which translates to MTNPAAGSGSVPVEADWTAAVAAVRAVPTAGRVLLVCHVNPDGDALGSMLGFALGLRRLGLRQVQAAFPGPQRLPEPLRGLPGEQLLVPAAEAVADPDLLISFDAASESRLGELADRLTTAGSTLVLDHHASNPGFGAVNLVDPRAAATSVLVDELLNRLGVPLDAEIAECLYVALTTDTGSFRFAATTAAVHRFAARLLATGIRPGDISLRVLDTRPFGAVQLSAEVVGRARLEPGAADGHGLVWTWATQDDLARHGQPAYVLEALIDSVRCTAEADVSCVVKQTADSEWAVSLRSKGAVDVSRVAVALGGGGHQLAAGFTGRGSVDEVVEAIRRELTGALLVPTGG; encoded by the coding sequence GTGACCAATCCCGCTGCCGGGTCCGGGTCCGTGCCGGTGGAGGCCGACTGGACGGCGGCGGTGGCCGCGGTCCGCGCGGTGCCGACCGCGGGCCGGGTGCTGCTGGTCTGTCACGTGAATCCGGATGGCGACGCGCTCGGCAGCATGCTCGGCTTCGCTCTCGGCCTGCGCCGTCTCGGCCTGCGACAGGTGCAGGCAGCCTTTCCCGGCCCGCAGCGGCTCCCGGAGCCGCTGCGCGGGTTGCCCGGTGAGCAGCTACTGGTCCCGGCGGCGGAGGCGGTTGCCGATCCGGACCTTCTGATCAGCTTCGATGCGGCGAGCGAGTCCCGGTTGGGGGAGCTGGCTGATCGGCTGACGACCGCCGGCAGCACGTTGGTGCTCGACCATCATGCGTCGAACCCCGGCTTCGGTGCGGTCAATCTGGTTGACCCGCGGGCGGCGGCCACCTCGGTGCTCGTGGACGAGCTGCTCAACCGGCTGGGGGTGCCGCTCGACGCGGAGATCGCGGAGTGTCTCTACGTGGCGTTGACCACCGACACCGGCTCGTTCCGGTTCGCGGCCACCACCGCGGCGGTGCATCGGTTCGCGGCCCGGCTGCTCGCCACGGGCATTCGTCCCGGTGATATCTCACTTCGCGTTCTCGATACCCGCCCGTTCGGCGCGGTGCAGCTCTCCGCCGAGGTCGTCGGCCGGGCCCGGTTGGAGCCCGGCGCGGCGGATGGGCACGGCCTGGTGTGGACCTGGGCAACCCAGGACGACCTGGCCCGGCACGGGCAGCCCGCGTACGTGCTGGAGGCGCTGATCGATTCGGTGCGGTGCACGGCGGAGGCCGACGTGAGCTGCGTGGTGAAGCAGACCGCCGATAGTGAGTGGGCGGTGTCGTTGCGGAGCAAGGGCGCGGTGGACGTGAGCCGGGTGGCGGTGGCGTTGGGCGGCGGCGGGCATCAGCTCGCCGCTGGCTTCACCGGCCGGGGCAGCGTCGACGAGGTGGTGGAGGCCATCCGGCGGGAGCTGACCGGCGCGTTGCTCGTCCCGACTGGCGGGTGA
- a CDS encoding DUF6186 family protein, with protein sequence MRTLAIGGFLVAVALFVVVEWASRREGSRIPTLGEVCAYVMRYEVGSVPVGRIGVFGFWWWLGWHFLAR encoded by the coding sequence ATGCGAACACTGGCGATCGGCGGTTTCCTGGTGGCGGTGGCGCTCTTCGTCGTCGTGGAGTGGGCGTCCCGCCGGGAGGGGTCCCGCATCCCCACCCTGGGTGAGGTCTGCGCGTACGTGATGCGGTACGAGGTCGGTTCGGTGCCGGTCGGTCGGATCGGGGTCTTCGGCTTCTGGTGGTGGCTGGGCTGGCACTTCCTGGCTCGTTGA